One Punica granatum isolate Tunisia-2019 chromosome 3, ASM765513v2, whole genome shotgun sequence genomic window carries:
- the LOC116200472 gene encoding extensin-like, translating into MAEGDHVDIPEEVNPSVPTLSPPPQTHAPPPFTPASVLPVYSGTLPTHPPPPASSGAPQPPVSPTSAATDDQARIAALEGTVNQMATNMAELLALLRGPNRASSSSTPPPGQGPMTEPTPWIPPTQALENMEAPPPPTLHTSMAHPVTGPYPPPPAPTAVPLPPAAFLSSEHILLIDAGKKLDMGIKLGKIEGPTGKEEQSSKNAATLPSPTELPMRVTNAAALRYPDEKGPKPTSASNNR; encoded by the exons atggcggaaggggaTCATGTCGATATTCCCGAAGAGGTCAACCCCTCggtcccgactctctctcCACCACCGCAAACGCACGCTCCACCGCCTTTCACTCCTGCAAGCGTGCTCCCGGTGTACTCTGGCACTCTTCCAACACATCCCCCGCCCCCGGCGTCTTCGGGGGCGCCTCAGCCACCGGTCTCACCAACCTCCGCCGCCACCGATGACCAAGCTCGCattgcggccctcgagggcacggtcaaccaaatggccactaacaTGGCAGAGCTGCTCGCCCTGCTCAGAGGACCCaaccgggcctcctcgagttccACACCTCCGCCAGGACAAGGGCCAATGACTGAGCCGACTCCCTGGATTCCGCCGACTCAGGCCCTGGAGAATATGGAGGCACCCCCGCCGCCAACATTGCACACGTCCATGGCTCATCCTGTCACCGGCCCATATCCGCCACCaccggcccccacggccgtccctcttccaccggcagCCTTCTTATCCTCGGAACACATTCT TCTGATCGACGCTGGGAAGAAACTTGACATGGGCATCAAGCTTGGAAAAATAGAAGGACCGACCGGAAAGGAGGAGCAATCATCAAAGAATGCCGCTACTCTGCCATCACCAACGG AACTCCCCATGCGGGTCACAAACGCAGCTGCCTTGCGCtaccctgacgagaagggtcctaagccgacaAGCGCGTCGAACAATCGATAG